tagatcatgttcattgcaatacggtcattcatttaagttagagaataatggttattctgttttacatgaatgatacctttcatggtcatgcaccctatgtgaatggttcattgaatctcggtcgtggtaatacacatgttcacgccaaaatatgtagagttaataatgatagtaccactttctcgtggcactgccgcttaagtcatattggcgtaagatgcatgaagaaactccatgtcgatggatgtttggagtcacttgattttgaatcgcttgacacatgcgagccatgcctcatgggcaggatgactaagaccccgttttcaggtacaatgaaacgggcaagtgacttgttggaaataatgcatgctgatgcgtgtgatccaatgagaattgaagcgtgcggtggatatcgctattttctcatcttcactgatgatttgagtagatataggtatatttacttaatgaagcacaagtctgaaacgtttgaaaagttcaagcgatttcagagtgaagttaagaatcatcataacaagaagatcaaattcctacgatctgatcaatgagaatatctgagttatgagtttggcaaacacttaagacattgtggaattgtttcacaattgaagccacctggaacaccactgggttatggtgtgtccggacatcgtaatcgaaccttatgagatatggtgcgatctatgatgtctcttatcaatctaccattttcattttgaggttatgcgttagagacagctgcattcactttagataggacaccatctaagtccgttgagacgatgtcgtatgagcattggtttggcaagaaaccaaagttgtcgtttcttaatgtttggggctgcgatgcttaaggctttagccggagaagctcgaacccaaaccggacaaacacatcttcataggatacccaaaggtgacagttgggtataccttgtatctcagatccgagggcaaattgtttgtcgctaagaacgggtcctttctcgagaaggagtttctctcgaaagaattgagtgggaggaagatagaacttgatgaggttgtcgaaccttcacttcaaccagagagtgatgcaacacagaaagatgttttctgtggcgcctatgtctgttgaataggaagttaatgatagtgatcatgaagcttcagatcaagttgctatcgaacctcgtaggtcgacaaggatatgtactactcctaagtggtacggtaatcctgtcttagatatcatgttgttagacaacaataaacctacgagctatggagaagcgatggtgggcccgtattccgacaaatggttagaagccatgaaatccgagataggatccatatatcagaacaaagtatggactttggtggacttgcccgatgatcggcaagccatcgagataaatggatctttaagaagaagacggacgtgggcggtaatgttaccatctatgaagctcgacttgtgggaaagagtcttttcacaagttcaaggagttgactacgatgagaatttctgacccgtagcgatgcttaagtccgtcggaatcatgatagcattagctgtatttttcgattatgaaatcttacagatggatgtcaaaacaagttttcttaccagttttcgtaagaaaagttgtatgtgatacaataaaaggttttgtcgatcctaaggatgctaaaaggtatgctggctccagcaatccttctatggactagtgcaagcatctcggaatcggaatatatgttttgatggagtgatcaaagcttttaggtttataaaatgtttgctagaaacttgtatttacaagaaagtgagtgggagcactacaatatttctgataagtatatgtggatgacatattgctgattcgaaataatgtagaatttctagaaagcataaacggttgtttgaaagtgtttttcaaaggaagacctggataaagctgcttacatattgggcatcaagatctacagaaatagatcaagacgcttgatgatactttcaaagaacgcacacgttgacatgtttttgaaggagttcaaaatagatcagtcaaagaaggggttcttgcctgagttgtaaggtgtgaagttgagtaagactcaaagcttgaccacggcagaagaaagaggaaggacgaaggtcgtcccctatgctcttgtcataggccctatatggtatgccatgctgaagtaccgcacctgatgtgtgccttgccacatgtctggaaggagggtacaaaggtgatctaggagtagatcaccagatagcggtcaaaattatccttagaggaataaggaaatgtttctcggttatggaggtgataaagagttcaacataaagagttacgtcgatgcaagcttaacacctatccggatagctctgagtagagataccggatacgtataatggagcaataatttggaatagctccaagtggaacgtggtagcagcatctacgatataaagttttgcgaaatacatagggatctgaatatggcaataccctttgactacaacctctctcacaagcataacatgatcaaacccagaactctttgagtgtttatcacatagtgatgtgaactagatcattgagtctagtagactcttggatgttggtcacatggcgatgtgacctgtgagtgttaatcacatggcgatgtgaactagattattgactctagtgcaagtgggagactgttggaaatattccctagaggcaataataaattggttattattatatttccttgttcatgataatcatttattatccatgctagaattgtattgataggaaactcagatacatgtgtggatacatagacaacaccatgtccctagtaagcctctagttgactagctcattgatcaatagatagttacggtttcctgaccatggacattggatgtcgttgataacgggttcacatcattaggagaatgatgtgatggacaagacccaatcctaagcctagcacaaaagatcgtgtagttcgtatgctaaagcttttctaatgtcaagtatcatttccttagaccatgagattgtgcaactcccggataccgtaggggtgctttgggtgtgccaaatgtcacaacgtaactgggtggctataaaggttcactacaggtatctccgaaagtgtctgttgggttggcacgaatcgagactgggatgtgtcactccgtgtaaacggagaggtatctctgggcccactcgataggacatcatcataatgtgcacaatgtgaccaaggagttgatcacaggatgatgtgttatggaacgagtaaagagacttgacggtaacaagattgaacaaggtatcgggataccgaccatcgaatctcgggcaagtatcgtaccgctagacaaagggaattgtatacgggattgattgaaatcctcgacatcgtggttcatccgatgagatcatcgtggaacatgtgggagccaacatgggtatccagatcccgctattggttattgaccggagagttgtctcggtcatgtctgcatggttcccgaacccatagggtctacacacttaaggttcgatgacgctagggttatagggaatagatatacgtggttactgaatgttgttcggagtcccggatgagatcccggacgtcacgaggagttccggaatggtccggaggtaaagatttatatatgggaagtcatgttttggtcgccggaaaagtttcgggttttatcggtaatgtaccgagaccaccgggagggtcccagtggtccaccaagtggggccaccagcctcggagggctgcatgggccaagtgtgggaggggaccagccccaggtgggctggtgcgccccccaccagggcccaaggccaagagagaagggaaaatggggaaaccctaggcttagatgggcctaaggcccacctagtggtgcgccccccccccctctctccccccttggccgccccctagatgggatctagggctggacgccaccctaggggtggaaacctaggtgggggcgcagcccctccctttcccctatatatagtgggggttttgggctgccagaaacacgagaacatctccttcttggcgcagccctacccctctccctcctcgtctcttgcagtgcttggcgaagccctgctggagtaccacgctcctccaccaccaccacgccatcgtgctgctgctggatggagtcttccccaacctctccttctccccttgctggatcaaggcgtaggagacgtcactgggctgtacgtgtgttgaacgcggaggtgccgtccgttcggcactaggatcatcggtgatttgaatcacgacgagtacgactccatcaaccctgttcacttgaacgcttccgcttagcgatctacaagggtatgtagatgcactctcctttcatcgttgctagattactccatagattgatcttggtgatgcgtagaaaattttgaatttcttctacgttccccaatagtcagTTCAACAAAGCGTTCTACCATTATTGTGTCCTCAATGTTGTCAAAATCCTTCATTACACTTAATTTATGCTATGATTATAAATACAAAACCATCATGTAAcatttgagctagtcttagaggcgagacttgGAATTTATTTACCGTTTATTATTACTATATAGGTGCATGAGTTTTTTTCTGAGCCTCgtgtgttgggaaatgttgcatggaaaacaaaaaaattcgacGCACACGCAATatttatccatggagatgcatagcaacgagaggggagagtgtgtctacgtatcctcgtagaccgtaagcggaagcgtttagtaacccggttgatgtagtcaaacttcttcacgatccaaccgaccgagtaccaaacgtacgacacctccgcgttcagcacacgttcagctcggtgacgtcctcgtcttcttgatccagcaatacgGCGAAGTAGTGGATGTGTtctggcagcacaacggcgtggtgacggtggtgatAATGCTATctccgcagggattcgcctaagcactacgaaaatatgaccgaggaacGAAActgtagaggggggcaccgcacacagctaagagattgtcgtggttctgtgtggcgcccccctcccacacacacacacacacatggggggagcagccaggaggcgcccaagtagggctgaatcctacttgggctcctgccctagcTGCTACTGGTAAGTATGccggagggggaaaggaaagggggagagggaaggaagggggaggccgaatccccctcctTCCTTTCTCCCGTAGGCCAGCTTCCATAGGGGgttgcgccagccccttgtgggctggtgtgctcccctctaatgGCCCAACAGGCCCATCATCCTCCCTgtggtgtccggaaccccttctagTGATCCGATGTCTACACGGTGCACTCCGAAactcttctggtgtccaaatagtatcgtcctatatattaatctttacctccggaccattctagagctcctcgtcatgttcatgatctcatccgggactccgaactacattcggtcaccaaatcatataactcatataacactctaccgtcaacgaacgttaagcgtgcggaccctacgggttcgagaactatgtagacatgacggagacacctctccggtcaataaccaatagtggaacctggatgtccatattggttcctacatattctacgaagatctttatcggttgaaccttatgacaacatacataattccctttgtccatgggtatgttatttgcccgagattcgatggtcatgtacctagttcaatcttgtaaccggcaagtctctttactcgttccgtaatacatcttgCAActcactccttagtcactttgtttGGAAAGATTCTTATAATGTgttttaccgagagggcctagagatacgtctccgatacacggagtgacaaatcctaatctcaatctatgccaactcaacaaacaccttccgaGATTCCTGTAGAgcgtctttatgatcacccagttacgttgtgatatttgatagcacacaaggcatttttccggtatccgggagttacataatctcatactcgaaggaatatgtatttgacattaagaaagcaatagcaataaactgaacgatcaaatgctaagctaacggatgggtcttgtccatcacatcattctcctaatgatgtgatcccgttatcaagtgacaacacatgtttatggttaggaaaccttaagcatctttgatcaacgagttagtctagtagaggctcactagggacacggtatttgtttatgtatccacacatgtatctaagtttccaatcaatacaattctagcatgaataataaacctttatcatgaataaggaaatataaaataacaacttcattattgcctctagggcatatttccttcatcgtgattattgcagactcgagaaccatagcaaTTATAGTATAGAACATAAAAAACAATTATAAAATTGGAAATACATGATAACATTTTGTTATTTTCTTTGTGGCATATTCTCAATAGTCaacacttgcactatagtcaataatctacttTACATAACTTCCTTTAACAAATGGCTATCCGGTATTCTTCATGCTTTGCTCGTGGTAAAGTCTTCATCATCAGGTATGACACGTGATGAGCGATATTTTTGCGCTCACATACCTTTGTTTAAACCGGATAATCTCACAATTTCTAAGAAAATATattactaatgactaatgaatgcaagaGATCCCGAAatccatgtataatgtgtttccgaAGAAATTAAAGAGCCTAAACATGGAAGGAAATCAACAATTTGGTGAAAACAAGAAGTATGGACGAAGGAAGGAACTGGAGGTGCACCAGACAAAACATAGCAAAAGACAACCTTTGGTACGAGCACAAGCGCTCGTACCAACGGCCGTACTAGGCGCTGATGCGTCCGAGTCTCCGTTTTACCATAAACTAGACGCAAACCAGAGGGAGGTATGCGGGTTTTTGAACCGTGGCCACGTACGTGTCTGACCTCCCGTTCCAACCTAAAAACATCTCTCGCACCGGCGCCCTCTCCGATGCATGAAGATCCGTAGCTTCACTTTCCGGTGCTCACAACTAGACGTGGGGAACAACAAGGCCTTGAAAATACGGACGTTGTGAAGATTTAGACTAGGATAACTTTTGCAACGTTAAAAAATGTCATATCCACTTTTTGCTTAATGAAATATCTTGAAATTGTGATCAATGTGGTTCATTTAAATGAAAATCATCCGGTTTGCATAAAAATCATCCGGTTTGTTCAAATTTGGTTTGAAATGTGTCCAGACATTTCAGGTACACTTTTGGATGGGAGCCTCCCGTATCCATGTTTGTGGATGAACACTTTGTCTGGTCTAGGGGAAtgtgttgaagatgcccttaccCCTATTCAGATGCAACCTCTGCCAACGTCTGTGCATCATGCAACCATACCCTTCCCTCtcgttagagcatctacagtcggacgCCTCAAACAGCCCTTTACTCCCGGGCGCATGGCCCGATGCGGATGGTCAGTGACTGACTGGTAAAAAATGACCTAGATGAGCGCCTGAAATAGGCCTCAAACGCCCAGGCTGACCGACACCCATCATATTTAGCCTAAATTCAGGATGGATATGGGACAACCCGACTGTGTCCGCCACGTCGGACTGATGTTGGGGTCCCACAAGAAAACACTCGGAAACCTAACGGTCCGACGGGTGTATTCTTTGGTGGGGAGTGAACGTCATGTGGCACCACTCTGGCTCGCCACCCGAGGACCAACATTCGGCTATTTAAGCCAGACGACATCCCCCAGCCCTAGCCACATCCACTTCCTCCATCTCCGCGCTGCCACTACAAGCTACAATCTCTCTCCCTCTCCGCCTCACTCTTCCCTCGCCGTCCATCTCCACCATGGCCCGACGGAAGAAGACCACTTATGCTTGGATGTTGGAAGAGATCTGGGCGAGGTGTGCCACCCGAATCGCAGCCGGCCTGCCTCCGGACTCGCCGGAGccgaaggaagaggaggaggaggagggggggtgTGCAGCAGCCGATCCCCATGGAGGTGGCGGATACtaaggaggaggaggtgatggagctggaggagtagcCGGCGTTGGTTGCAGGCTTCACCATGTAGGACGCTATGCCGGAGTTTGAGGTCGCCCAAGCGGCGATGATGGCGGAGGAGCATGCCATTTTGCTGTCCATCCAGGAAGAGGCTTTTGTCGAGGCCAAACGGTAGTTCATCCGGCAAGAACAGGCGGCGACCGATGCGCTTTTCATCAAAATGGAGGCGGACGCCGGCGCAGAGGAGCCGGAGTTGCAACTgctggccatgtacccaaagatggGCACGGAGATCGTGAACATATTCGACGACGATGAGTAGTGTATTGATCTACGTAGTATGTATATGTTCTTTTTTGCATGCTTTGTATGGTTTTGAGGATTATATTATGAGGTGTCTGAAATTAAAGAACGGCTCGGTCACTATCCGTACGTGCCCGGTGCGTCTGAGGGCCAGATTTGTTGTGGGTGCCTTTAGATGCTCTTACTTATGTACCTCGCCTCGGGTGGCCGAAGTCGGCCAGGTACGGCAAATTAAGACGGCGCGTGCCGGTCCTGGCTCGCGAAGACGTCGACCTCATGTCGTCGCGATTGGTGTTGGTTCCGTCGTCAGCTCGTGCGAAATAATTCCAGGAAGGAAACGGTGAGATCTATCACTTACGTGGGTGAGCATGCACGCAACAGAAGTCAGAAGCATGGGTGCACCACTTGACGTACGATCGCAACCACTTTGATCCAACCGAACTGCGAGCGCGCGATGGAGTGGCCGGCATAGTGGACTCATCGTCGTCGAGGCCAGCGCACGTTACGCACGGGATCACAAATTCATAACTGCTTCCCTCTCTTTACTCATAACATGATGATGTATCACCACCAGGAACAGGAAGTCATTGGCTTCCCTCTCCCATGGAGTACGTGTCGAACGTGTGTACTTACGTGCTGCTTATTTAGGCTGAAGAAGAAGACCTGGGTACGTACACGTGTAAGCTAGCTCGACTAGACTAGAAGACTAGATCACTTGAACTGGATGGGGTACGCCGGCGACTTGTCCGGGTTGAACAGCCCGAAGTGCTTCTCCACGAGCTCCCCTCTCTTGAAGTTTTCGTTGAACATGCCGAAGATGTACGTCTCCAGCGCGCCACGCCTCTTGGGCGTGCCCCCGCCGACGTGGTCGATCAGTCCCTGGTTGTAGGCTCTCGCGTTGTCCGCCGTCGCAGCGAACCCGCTCGCCGACGGCCACCCGCTCTCCGACACCACCACCCTCACCCCCGGCGCCCCGGCCTTCTCCAGGGCGGCGACCACGGCGTCCACCATCGCGTCGAACAGGCACGTGTAGGTCAGCCCGTTCTTGTCGTCCCGCACCGTGGGTCCCGGCCGGAACGTGGCGTAGTTGAGCTTGATGTTCTGCGGGTCGCGCTTGTAGGCGAAGTAGGGGTACACGTTGGCCAGCAGCGGCGCGCCGGTGCTCGCCAGGAGCCGGGCCACGTCCGTCATGTAGGCATTCGCGAACACGCCCTCGGAGGGCGGGAAGGACTTGGCCACCTCGTCGAACCGGATGGAGGTGGACACCTTGATGGCGCCGAGCCCAGCGGCGGAGAGAGCCGCGTTGAGGTTCCGCATGGCCGGCACGATGCTCTGGGTGGCGCCTCCCTGGACCTCGTTACCGGCGGCGATGTACTTGATGTTCACGGCCGGGTAGTATGGCCGGACGTTTTTCTGCACCCAGGACGCCGCGTTGGAGGTGCTGGCGGCGAGGCTGGCGAGCTGGTCGTTGCCGACGTCGAGGATGAGGCTGATGCCGGAGTTACGGAGCGCGGAGAGGGCCTTGGCGTCGGCGAAGTAGATGCGCATGCCGGTGATGCCCTTGGACCTGTAGAGCTGCACCACGTCGTTCGCCGGCGGGAGGTTGTTGGCGATCACGCCGTAGCACACGCCGATGGATTGCACACCTGCGCGCATGCGGATAAGAGTGGCATCCGTTTAGCTGTCGTAGGAGTTGACGTGGAAGACTACCATCCATTGAATCGTACACATGTTAAGATATCTCCAAGTGGTACATGCGTCGCCTTAAATAATTCACATGTTTGATTTGTGATACGAAATCTCGTAGGATTTATACTATAAAAATCTCGTTGGAATCCTTTTACAAGAATTCCTCTGCATGCACTGCGGTGTTTTGAACAAAAATGTTTGTGTCCACTCAAATTTCTTAAAAACCTTGGGACGAGAGGAACTCTTCAAcggctccatggatttgctttgcctcGTGACCACACTCATATATAGTAGTTGGATGCATTCAAAGCAGATACTAGAAAAATACAAGAACATGAGAGAATATACGTACTTGTAGGAACAGAAACGAATGCTCCGATGAAGAGAGCAACGGCAAACATGGAAGCAACATCCTTTCCAGCCATTGCTGCTAGCTTAGCCCCCTGTCTGTATCTGCTGCTCTCCAGTGTTACCCACTGCTACTAGGAGCTGGTGTGTGCCTATGCATCTGCACTACCCGCCGCTTTTATACACAGCTCCTCCGCCCGCCTGTATACGTGGTCGGGTTGCCACTTTTGACCCCGCCAAAACCGATGCATGGCGCGCGTCGTGCGGCCTAACCGGTCTTGTCTTCTTCCACCTTTCTTCCACGGAAAAGTCCGGGTGTTGTGGAAAAGGCCTCCGTTTTCTTCGATGGTGTACTAGTAGAGCGAGCTGGCCATGCTCTGTCGTGCTACTTAACAGGTTGGTAGCCCTGTTCCACTCCCGTTTGCACAGACGGGGTCGTAGCGCGTTGAAGAGGACAAAAAGTATCCTTAGAAAAAGTCCTTCTTAaagatttttttatcaaattggaGGGATTTTTTAAGACTAAACTAACCATTTGAGATTAAATGAGGAAGACTCTTAAGGAGAGATTTTTTGGGACTTTTTTAAAaatgcccctccatgcacccattggcccgccatctcatggtgttgtttgattattatttttctatatactaggggtaacatggtcatttaataacctttaGGAAGGGACTAGGaactttttagtctctggaaacaaatagggagggactttttagggactagagactttttagttggAATTAGAAAAAGTCCTAAGATTAGAGAACCAAACACCATCTTAGACGAAGTCACTAGGGGAGACTTAACGTCAGAAACATTCACAAACTAGAAGGATAGGATCCGGGCTAGGTTGCGGCCGGTGGGTCACAGGCTCACAGCGAGACGTAGATTGCTAGCGTGTGGGTTGGTGATTGGGTGAGCTGCGCTCCCTGTAATCCTGAAACTTGTAAAACTTTCTCCTTAATGAAATAAAGCGCAAAGCTCTTgcgtgtttcaaaaaaaaaacattaaCAAACACAGAGCTGGCCGCTGAAATTGAAAAACTATTAGAACTTGAAGAAATTCAATGGAGGCAACGGAGTACTTTCAGA
The Triticum dicoccoides isolate Atlit2015 ecotype Zavitan chromosome 3A, WEW_v2.0, whole genome shotgun sequence genome window above contains:
- the LOC119270422 gene encoding glucan endo-1,3-beta-glucosidase GII-like, whose translation is MAGKDVASMFAVALFIGAFVSVPTSVQSIGVCYGVIANNLPPANDVVQLYRSKGITGMRIYFADAKALSALRNSGISLILDVGNDQLASLAASTSNAASWVQKNVRPYYPAVNIKYIAAGNEVQGGATQSIVPAMRNLNAALSAAGLGAIKVSTSIRFDEVAKSFPPSEGVFANAYMTDVARLLASTGAPLLANVYPYFAYKRDPQNIKLNYATFRPGPTVRDDKNGLTYTCLFDAMVDAVVAALEKAGAPGVRVVVSESGWPSASGFAATADNARAYNQGLIDHVGGGTPKRRGALETYIFGMFNENFKRGELVEKHFGLFNPDKSPAYPIQFK